The Herbaspirillum sp. RTI4 genome has a segment encoding these proteins:
- a CDS encoding sugar ABC transporter permease: MRLSPPFKLLLPAFIVVSLVVALPLLFSLYTSLTTYKLTKPDTIYNFIWFANYWTLMHDEDFWWAFGRTIFFLTLVLNLEMLLGLGMALLVNQVTKGQRTLRTLMMFPMMFSPILVGFQFKFLLNDNTGVINNLLQQFFGVKDSIPFLVDGKLALLSLATAEIWNSTPLFTILLLAGLMAMPKDPLEAAKMDGCNSWQAFRHVTLPFMMPFIWIAMTIRSLDVGRAYDIVKIMTNGGPGGRTELLWTLTSRIGYEDARMGMANAMAYISVIVSVIFTIHFFRKLNASRRYMDGLGV; encoded by the coding sequence ATGCGACTTTCCCCTCCCTTTAAACTTCTTCTGCCTGCGTTTATCGTAGTCAGCCTGGTTGTGGCGCTGCCCTTACTGTTTTCGCTCTACACCAGTCTAACGACGTATAAATTAACCAAGCCAGACACCATCTATAACTTCATCTGGTTCGCGAACTACTGGACGCTGATGCATGATGAGGATTTCTGGTGGGCCTTCGGCCGCACCATTTTTTTTCTGACGCTGGTATTAAATTTAGAAATGCTACTCGGACTGGGTATGGCTTTGCTGGTGAATCAAGTGACGAAGGGGCAGCGTACTTTGCGGACTCTTATGATGTTCCCCATGATGTTTTCACCGATATTGGTTGGATTTCAATTCAAGTTTCTTTTGAACGACAACACGGGTGTTATCAATAATCTGCTGCAACAGTTCTTCGGCGTGAAAGACTCTATTCCCTTTCTGGTCGATGGAAAATTAGCCTTGTTGTCGCTGGCAACGGCAGAGATATGGAATTCCACTCCCTTATTTACAATCCTGTTACTTGCAGGTCTGATGGCGATGCCAAAAGATCCGCTGGAAGCCGCAAAAATGGATGGCTGTAATAGCTGGCAAGCTTTCCGCCATGTCACCTTACCTTTCATGATGCCTTTTATCTGGATCGCGATGACGATACGTTCACTCGATGTTGGCCGCGCTTATGACATCGTGAAGATCATGACCAATGGCGGCCCTGGCGGTCGTACCGAATTATTGTGGACGCTGACCAGTCGCATCGGGTACGAAGATGCGCGGATGGGAATGGCGAATGCGATGGCATATATCTCCGTGATTGTCTCCGTCATTTTCACCATTCATTTTTTTAGAAAACTAAATGCATCAAGGCGCTACATGGATGGATTGGGGGTGTGA